The Streptococcaceae bacterium ESL0729 genome has a segment encoding these proteins:
- a CDS encoding NYN domain-containing protein, with translation MMRKQLLIVDGYNMIGAWKKTRSAFQHNRLEEARDYLLEKLSEYANFEGIEVVCVFDAQYVPGVRSSFKKYNVLVVFTEEDETADSYIERLAGECNDLLTQVYVATSDLAEQWVVFNQGAARISARELERLVGVGKKELKNYTTNMIDKKPRANQWTDQQISQLKDLMDNLE, from the coding sequence TTGATGAGAAAGCAACTACTGATTGTTGATGGTTATAATATGATTGGAGCCTGGAAAAAAACAAGGTCAGCCTTTCAACACAATCGCCTGGAGGAAGCTAGGGATTATCTATTAGAAAAATTATCCGAGTATGCTAACTTTGAAGGAATAGAGGTAGTTTGCGTATTTGATGCCCAGTACGTTCCTGGAGTGAGGAGCTCGTTTAAAAAGTATAATGTGCTGGTTGTTTTCACGGAAGAAGATGAGACGGCTGATTCTTATATTGAACGTTTGGCTGGAGAGTGTAATGACCTTTTGACCCAAGTTTATGTGGCAACAAGTGATCTGGCAGAACAGTGGGTGGTCTTTAACCAAGGGGCTGCAAGAATTTCAGCCAGGGAGCTTGAACGGCTGGTTGGTGTTGGTAAAAAGGAATTAAAAAATTATACCACCAACATGATTGATAAAAAGCCTAGAGCCAACCAATGGACTGACCAGCAAATCAGTCAACTAAAGGATTTAATGGATAATTTAGAATGA
- the sepF gene encoding cell division protein SepF, which produces MDNVKDIYEKMKSFFLGEDEEDYDDEKKVDNYGQSEDPSLLTIRRDQAPKNSQQASKNHQKPENKDQRKSAYSYEHQKDLREQGKSTKGQATSSAKSSSQKIQAGDFKTNKMEEKGRFHGMSREEKFSKIAIREPRVYGDIMDIASLVRDDESVVVNFKLMDDAQARRSIDFFTGVVYTLDGDIQNVGGQIFLLTPASVSVEASAELSLLARQNYDEFNL; this is translated from the coding sequence ATGGATAATGTAAAAGATATATATGAAAAGATGAAATCTTTCTTTTTAGGGGAAGATGAAGAAGATTATGATGATGAAAAAAAGGTTGACAACTATGGTCAGTCTGAAGATCCTTCTCTCTTAACTATTAGAAGGGATCAAGCCCCAAAAAATTCACAACAAGCTAGTAAAAATCACCAAAAACCTGAGAATAAGGACCAAAGAAAGTCAGCTTATTCTTATGAGCACCAAAAAGATTTAAGAGAGCAGGGTAAATCTACTAAGGGGCAGGCCACAAGCTCAGCTAAATCTAGCAGCCAAAAAATCCAAGCAGGTGACTTTAAAACAAATAAAATGGAAGAAAAAGGTCGCTTTCACGGAATGAGTCGGGAAGAAAAATTTTCAAAAATTGCCATTAGAGAACCACGTGTTTACGGGGACATCATGGATATTGCAAGTCTTGTAAGAGATGATGAAAGTGTCGTAGTAAACTTCAAACTTATGGATGATGCTCAAGCTAGACGAAGCATCGACTTCTTTACAGGGGTGGTTTATACCCTGGACGGGGACATCCAAAACGTTGGTGGCCAAATCTTCCTTCTAACTCCAGCCAGTGTTTCAGTTGAAGCAAGTGCTGAATTAAGTTTACTGGCTCGCCAAAACTATGATGAGTTCAATTTATAG
- the cysS gene encoding cysteine--tRNA ligase translates to MIKLYNTLTRTKEDFYPLEEGKVKMYVCGPTVYNYIHIGNARSVVAFDTIRRYLEYRGYVVTYISNFTDVDDKIIKGALEAGLDIKDFTDNYIGAFFEDVERLGVKKASENPRVMDFMDEIISFIAELIAKDFAYESSGNVYFKVRKSKDYGKLAGKNLDELEEGRSGRVDGDTGKIDPLDFALWKSVPANEPSWESPWGLGRPGWHIECSVMANNLLGDTIDIHGGGQDLEFPHHTNEIAQSEAKTGKKFANYWLHNGFVTTSSGEKMSKSLGNFKTVHDMLEVVDGSILRFFLATTHYRRPLLFSDENMMDAENNFTKIKTAYENLKFKLEKGNFVEDDQSIDAFREGFIEAMDDDFNIANGLTVFYDFIRHVNSGNASPEALAFFNEVLDILGIAFVEAGLLDSDIDQLILDREEARKSRDFALADKIRDDLREQGIILEDTKEGVRWRRG, encoded by the coding sequence ATGATTAAACTTTACAATACACTTACTCGCACAAAGGAAGATTTTTACCCCCTAGAAGAGGGCAAGGTTAAGATGTATGTCTGTGGCCCTACGGTTTATAACTACATCCATATCGGAAATGCAAGAAGCGTTGTTGCCTTTGATACAATTAGACGTTATCTTGAGTACCGTGGTTACGTGGTAACCTATATCTCAAATTTTACAGATGTAGATGATAAGATTATTAAAGGAGCCCTTGAAGCCGGACTTGATATCAAGGATTTCACAGATAATTATATTGGAGCCTTCTTTGAAGATGTTGAACGCCTGGGTGTAAAAAAAGCCAGTGAAAATCCCCGTGTTATGGACTTCATGGATGAGATTATTAGCTTTATAGCTGAGCTGATTGCAAAAGATTTTGCCTATGAGTCATCTGGCAATGTCTATTTCAAGGTACGTAAATCAAAGGATTACGGGAAGCTTGCTGGTAAAAACCTGGATGAACTGGAAGAGGGAAGAAGTGGGCGTGTTGACGGGGATACTGGAAAAATTGACCCCCTTGATTTTGCCCTTTGGAAGAGTGTCCCTGCTAATGAACCATCTTGGGAAAGTCCTTGGGGATTAGGTAGACCAGGCTGGCATATTGAATGCTCAGTTATGGCAAATAATCTCCTTGGGGATACCATTGACATTCATGGTGGCGGACAAGACCTTGAATTTCCCCACCATACCAATGAGATTGCCCAGTCTGAGGCAAAAACTGGCAAGAAGTTTGCCAATTACTGGCTCCACAATGGTTTTGTAACGACAAGTAGTGGCGAGAAGATGAGTAAATCCCTTGGAAACTTCAAGACAGTCCACGACATGCTTGAGGTTGTGGATGGAAGTATCCTTCGCTTCTTCCTTGCCACAACTCATTACAGAAGGCCCCTTCTCTTCTCTGATGAAAACATGATGGATGCTGAAAATAATTTTACAAAGATTAAAACAGCCTACGAGAATCTGAAATTCAAGCTGGAAAAGGGAAATTTTGTCGAGGATGATCAATCAATTGACGCCTTTAGGGAGGGCTTCATAGAAGCCATGGATGACGACTTTAATATCGCTAACGGCCTCACTGTTTTCTACGACTTTATCCGCCACGTCAATTCAGGAAATGCCAGTCCTGAGGCTCTTGCCTTCTTTAATGAGGTCCTAGATATCTTGGGTATCGCCTTTGTTGAAGCAGGGCTTCTTGACTCAGACATCGACCAATTGATTTTGGACCGGGAAGAGGCAAGGAAGTCGCGTGATTTTGCCCTTGCTGACAAGATTCGTGATGACCTGCGTGAGCAGGGTATCATCCTTGAAGATACAAAAGAGGGAGTGAGGTGGCGTCGTGGCTAA
- the pnp gene encoding polyribonucleotide nucleotidyltransferase: MSKKVFEIEFYGRPLIVEVGQVAKQANGAAVIRYGETTVLTAATMSKEMKDGGFFPLQVNYEEKMYAAGKIPGGFNKREGRASTDATLNARLIDRPIRPMFEEGFRNEIQVINTVLSYDENATAAMTAMFGSSLALSISDIPFNGPIAGVEVGYIDGEIIINPTEAQKEVSLLDLSVAGNRDAINMVESGAKELSEEIMLEALLRGHEAVIELIEFQDKIVAEVGKIKAEVELLQVDADLQAEIIEKYNADLQAAVQVEEKLAREDATNEVRDRVIAEYEEKFAEDENYTRIMREVKEILEIMEHTEVRRLITEDKVRPDGRKIDEIRPLDAEIDFLPKVHGSGLFTRGQTQALSVLTLAPMSEAQVIDGLGEEYKKRFMHHYNFPQYSVGSTGRYGAPGRREIGHGALGERALEQVMPSVEDFPYAIRLVAEVLESNGSSSQASICAGTLALMAGGVPIKAPVAGIAMGLISDGENYTVLTDIQGLEDHFGDMDFKVAGTREGITALQMDIKIDGITPAILTEALEQAKRARFEILDVIENTIAAPRPELAPTAPKIETMQIDVDKIKLVIGKGGETIDKIIAETGVKIDIDEDGLVAIFSSDAAAIKRAMEIIEAIVKVAKVGDIYDAKVTRIEKFGAFVNLFGTTGALLHISELDWAKTDKVEDVVNIGDTIKVKVIKIDDRGRIDVSHKVLIPRADED, translated from the coding sequence ATGTCAAAAAAAGTTTTTGAAATAGAATTTTACGGCCGTCCTCTAATCGTTGAAGTTGGTCAAGTTGCTAAGCAGGCAAATGGAGCAGCAGTCATTCGCTACGGGGAAACAACCGTTCTTACAGCAGCAACCATGAGTAAGGAGATGAAAGATGGTGGCTTCTTCCCCCTTCAGGTCAACTACGAAGAGAAGATGTATGCCGCTGGAAAAATCCCAGGGGGCTTTAACAAGCGTGAGGGGCGTGCTTCAACAGATGCTACCCTTAATGCCCGTTTGATTGATCGTCCCATCCGTCCCATGTTTGAGGAAGGATTCCGCAATGAGATTCAGGTAATCAACACCGTTCTTTCATATGACGAAAATGCAACAGCTGCCATGACTGCCATGTTTGGCTCAAGTCTTGCCCTTTCAATTTCTGATATCCCCTTCAACGGACCAATCGCAGGAGTTGAGGTCGGCTATATCGATGGTGAGATCATCATCAACCCAACTGAGGCCCAAAAAGAAGTCAGCCTGCTTGATCTTTCAGTAGCCGGAAACCGCGATGCCATCAACATGGTTGAGTCAGGTGCCAAAGAGCTATCTGAAGAAATCATGCTTGAAGCCCTTCTACGCGGACACGAAGCTGTAATCGAGTTAATCGAATTCCAAGATAAGATTGTTGCTGAAGTTGGAAAAATTAAGGCCGAAGTTGAGCTCCTTCAAGTTGATGCAGATTTACAAGCTGAAATTATTGAAAAATACAATGCTGACCTCCAGGCTGCTGTCCAAGTTGAAGAAAAACTGGCCCGTGAAGATGCAACAAATGAAGTACGCGATCGTGTAATTGCTGAATACGAGGAAAAATTCGCCGAGGATGAAAACTATACCCGTATCATGCGTGAGGTTAAGGAAATCCTTGAAATCATGGAACACACTGAAGTCCGCCGCCTAATTACTGAAGACAAGGTTCGCCCTGATGGCCGTAAGATTGACGAAATCCGTCCACTTGACGCTGAAATTGACTTCCTACCTAAGGTTCACGGTTCAGGACTATTTACCCGCGGACAAACTCAGGCCCTTTCAGTCTTAACACTTGCCCCAATGAGCGAAGCTCAGGTAATTGATGGACTTGGTGAAGAGTACAAAAAACGCTTCATGCACCACTACAACTTCCCGCAGTACTCTGTGGGTTCAACAGGACGTTACGGGGCTCCAGGACGCCGCGAAATCGGTCACGGTGCCCTAGGTGAGCGTGCCCTTGAACAGGTTATGCCTTCAGTTGAAGACTTCCCATACGCAATCCGTCTAGTGGCAGAAGTTCTTGAATCAAATGGATCAAGCTCACAGGCCTCAATCTGTGCCGGAACCCTTGCCCTTATGGCTGGTGGTGTGCCAATCAAGGCTCCAGTTGCAGGGATTGCCATGGGTCTAATCTCAGACGGTGAAAACTACACAGTCCTTACAGACATCCAAGGTCTTGAAGACCACTTTGGGGACATGGACTTTAAGGTTGCAGGAACACGTGAAGGGATTACAGCCCTTCAAATGGACATCAAGATTGACGGAATTACGCCAGCCATCCTAACTGAGGCTCTTGAGCAGGCCAAACGTGCCCGTTTTGAAATCCTTGACGTCATTGAAAACACAATTGCAGCCCCTCGTCCAGAGCTTGCTCCAACTGCACCAAAAATTGAAACCATGCAAATTGATGTTGATAAGATCAAACTTGTTATCGGTAAGGGTGGGGAAACAATTGATAAAATCATCGCTGAAACAGGCGTTAAGATTGATATCGACGAAGATGGGCTTGTTGCCATCTTCTCAAGTGACGCTGCTGCCATTAAGCGTGCCATGGAAATTATTGAGGCAATCGTTAAGGTAGCAAAAGTTGGTGACATCTACGATGCCAAGGTAACAAGGATTGAAAAATTCGGAGCCTTTGTCAATCTCTTTGGGACAACAGGTGCCCTCCTTCATATTTCTGAACTTGACTGGGCTAAGACAGACAAGGTTGAAGATGTTGTAAACATTGGTGACACAATTAAGGTTAAGGTTATCAAAATTGATGACCGCGGAAGAATTGACGTAAGCCACAAGGTACTAATTCCTAGGGCCGACGAAGACTAG
- the ftsA gene encoding cell division protein FtsA, whose amino-acid sequence MAKSGLFTGIDIGTNTIKVLVAEYIRGDMNIIGVGNAKSEGLKNGIIVDIDKVAVSIKKAVEAAEERSGVKITGVNVGLPANMLEVDFCQGMIPIANGSKEITDKDVEQVVDNALLRSVLPEREIVAVLPKEFTVDGFEGITDPRGMFGVRLEMRGLLYTGPRTIIHNLRKSVERAGLFVENIVISPLSLTNYVLSEGEREFGTTIVDLGAGQTSIISIKDQNLQYLDVSPEGGDYATKDISTVLNTTVEIAEDLKVNYGEASTSRASKDERFLVDVVGKNEPEAVDEYYLSQILEARLTQIFERVKRNLKDNHVSDYPGGLVLLGGGAAMPGIVELASQVLGTNVRLFVPAEMGLRNPIFANVLSIVDYVGGRSDIDSLVQASVVKQETYTEDFSRESQEDVYYEESASDEYSEPVADDYKESVQEDKINKKDGGLVHRLKDMFSSMFD is encoded by the coding sequence ATGGCCAAAAGTGGACTTTTTACGGGTATTGATATCGGAACTAACACAATAAAGGTGTTGGTTGCTGAATACATCCGTGGTGATATGAATATAATTGGTGTGGGCAATGCCAAGAGCGAAGGCTTAAAAAATGGAATCATAGTTGATATTGATAAGGTTGCTGTATCCATTAAAAAAGCAGTTGAAGCAGCTGAGGAACGTTCAGGTGTCAAAATAACTGGTGTGAATGTGGGCTTACCTGCTAACATGCTTGAAGTTGATTTTTGTCAAGGGATGATTCCAATTGCAAATGGTTCAAAAGAAATAACAGACAAGGATGTCGAACAGGTTGTCGACAATGCCCTCTTACGTAGCGTCTTACCTGAAAGAGAGATTGTTGCAGTTTTACCTAAGGAATTTACGGTTGACGGTTTTGAAGGTATTACAGACCCTCGCGGAATGTTTGGAGTACGCCTTGAGATGAGAGGTCTTCTCTACACTGGACCAAGAACCATCATCCATAATCTTCGTAAGTCTGTTGAGCGTGCAGGTTTGTTTGTTGAAAACATTGTAATAAGTCCCCTATCTCTTACAAATTATGTCCTTAGTGAGGGAGAACGCGAATTTGGTACAACAATTGTTGACCTTGGGGCTGGACAAACCTCAATCATCAGCATCAAGGATCAAAATTTACAGTATCTTGATGTAAGTCCTGAAGGTGGCGATTACGCGACCAAGGATATTTCGACAGTTTTAAACACAACTGTTGAAATTGCAGAAGACTTAAAAGTTAATTACGGTGAAGCAAGTACAAGCCGTGCAAGTAAAGATGAACGTTTCCTAGTTGATGTTGTTGGCAAGAACGAGCCAGAAGCAGTTGATGAGTACTACCTGTCACAAATCCTTGAAGCCCGCCTAACTCAAATTTTTGAACGCGTGAAAAGAAATCTAAAGGATAATCATGTGAGTGATTACCCAGGAGGTCTTGTTCTGCTTGGTGGTGGTGCTGCCATGCCAGGGATTGTTGAGTTGGCCAGTCAAGTTTTAGGAACTAATGTTCGCTTATTTGTACCTGCTGAAATGGGACTTCGAAATCCAATTTTTGCCAATGTTTTAAGTATTGTTGACTATGTTGGTGGCAGAAGTGATATTGACAGTTTAGTCCAAGCTTCAGTTGTGAAGCAAGAGACATATACAGAAGATTTTTCAAGGGAAAGTCAAGAAGATGTCTACTATGAAGAATCAGCTTCAGATGAGTATTCTGAACCTGTAGCTGACGACTATAAAGAGTCAGTTCAAGAAGACAAGATTAATAAAAAAGATGGTGGCTTAGTTCACCGGTTAAAAGACATGTTTTCTAGCATGTTTGATTAA
- a CDS encoding YggS family pyridoxal phosphate-dependent enzyme, whose amino-acid sequence MTIAENVEAVLCKLKKIENQAGRAEGSVTVVGVTKYVDESAARQLVDAGINNLAENRVDLFLDKYQSLKDLDISWHLIGSLQRRKVKDVINYVDYFHALDSIRLAEEISKRANHQINCFLQVNVSEEESKHGFLVDQLEAAVLEINNLPKIKIVGLMTMAPFSASREELTAIFSRTKELQEAIKSLKLENVPCRELSMGMSRDYQEAVESGATFIRIGSEFFKGLN is encoded by the coding sequence ATGACAATAGCGGAGAATGTAGAAGCTGTTCTCTGTAAACTGAAAAAAATCGAAAATCAAGCAGGTCGTGCAGAGGGTTCAGTAACAGTAGTCGGAGTGACTAAGTATGTTGATGAGTCCGCTGCACGACAACTTGTAGATGCTGGAATTAATAATTTAGCAGAAAATCGGGTTGATTTATTTCTTGATAAGTATCAGTCTTTAAAAGATTTGGATATAAGCTGGCATCTAATTGGAAGTTTACAAAGGCGAAAGGTGAAGGACGTTATAAACTATGTTGACTACTTTCATGCTTTGGATTCAATAAGACTGGCTGAGGAAATTTCAAAGCGGGCCAACCATCAAATAAACTGCTTCCTTCAGGTTAACGTATCAGAAGAAGAAAGTAAGCACGGTTTCTTGGTTGACCAGCTTGAAGCTGCTGTTTTGGAAATAAATAATCTACCAAAGATCAAAATAGTAGGTCTCATGACCATGGCACCTTTCAGTGCTAGCCGGGAAGAACTTACTGCAATTTTTTCAAGGACTAAAGAGCTACAAGAGGCCATTAAAAGCCTCAAGCTTGAAAATGTACCTTGCAGGGAATTGAGTATGGGGATGAGCCGGGACTATCAAGAAGCTGTTGAAAGTGGTGCAACTTTTATTAGAATAGGGAGTGAGTTTTTTAAGGGACTAAATTAA
- a CDS encoding YggT family protein: protein MIINLLYRLISIYSLILVIYAIMSWIPGLRDSKLGEVIADLSMPYLNLFKNLDLTFGNFDFTVWVAVFSLQILQRLLIFLF from the coding sequence ATGATTATAAATTTATTGTACAGACTAATAAGCATTTATTCGCTGATTTTAGTAATTTATGCTATCATGAGCTGGATTCCAGGTCTTCGTGACAGCAAGCTTGGAGAGGTCATTGCTGATCTTTCTATGCCTTATTTGAATCTTTTTAAAAACTTGGATTTAACCTTTGGGAATTTTGACTTTACGGTCTGGGTTGCTGTCTTCTCCCTTCAGATTCTTCAAAGACTACTTATCTTTCTTTTTTAG
- the ftsZ gene encoding cell division protein FtsZ, producing MEFLFDGDQQGAVIKVIGVGGGGGNAINRMVEEQVGGVEFIAANTDVQALRSSKADTVIQIGPKLTRGLGAGAVPEVGRKAAEESEEVIEEALAGSDMVFITAGMGGGTGTGAAPVIAGIAKRLGALTVGVVTRPFGFEGSKRGYHAAEGIAELKENVDTLLIISNNNLLEIVDKKTPLTEALREADNVLRQGVQGITDLITSPGMINLDFADVKTVMANKGDALMGIGVAEGDDRVIEATRQAIYSPLLETTIDGAENVLLNVTGGLDMSLSEAQDASEIVIQAAGHDVNILLGTAIDDSLQGEIRVTVVATGVDKEEVKRVVNQQAEQPRRRILGTSAGDNSASNDVRRKDTKVVSQNQNQKSAFGEWDLRRDSNQARPNQVSSRDEQASISKFNVPNQTTQIEEDNLDTPPFFRNK from the coding sequence ATGGAATTTTTATTTGATGGTGATCAACAAGGTGCAGTAATCAAGGTTATTGGTGTTGGTGGAGGTGGTGGTAACGCCATCAACCGCATGGTTGAAGAACAAGTTGGTGGTGTTGAATTCATCGCAGCAAACACAGACGTTCAAGCCCTACGTTCTTCTAAGGCTGACACTGTTATCCAAATCGGTCCAAAGCTTACTCGTGGACTTGGTGCCGGAGCTGTTCCTGAGGTTGGTCGTAAGGCTGCTGAGGAAAGTGAAGAAGTAATTGAAGAAGCTCTTGCTGGAAGTGACATGGTCTTTATCACTGCTGGTATGGGTGGTGGAACTGGTACAGGAGCTGCACCAGTTATCGCTGGAATCGCAAAACGCTTAGGAGCACTTACTGTTGGTGTCGTAACTCGTCCCTTTGGTTTTGAAGGATCAAAACGTGGCTACCATGCCGCTGAAGGTATCGCTGAACTTAAGGAAAATGTTGATACCCTACTTATCATTTCAAACAATAACCTACTTGAAATCGTAGACAAGAAGACTCCACTTACAGAAGCCCTTCGTGAAGCAGACAATGTTCTTCGCCAAGGTGTTCAAGGGATTACCGACCTTATCACAAGCCCAGGTATGATTAACCTTGACTTTGCTGACGTTAAGACAGTAATGGCAAACAAGGGTGATGCTCTTATGGGTATTGGAGTTGCTGAAGGTGACGACCGTGTTATCGAAGCTACTCGTCAAGCTATCTACTCACCACTACTTGAAACAACAATTGATGGAGCTGAAAATGTTCTCTTGAACGTTACAGGTGGTCTTGATATGTCTCTATCAGAAGCTCAAGATGCATCAGAAATCGTTATCCAAGCAGCAGGTCATGATGTAAATATCTTACTTGGAACAGCCATTGACGATAGCCTGCAAGGTGAAATCCGCGTTACAGTTGTAGCAACTGGTGTTGATAAGGAAGAAGTTAAACGTGTTGTCAACCAACAAGCAGAACAACCACGTCGTCGTATTTTAGGAACTTCAGCAGGGGATAATTCAGCAAGTAACGATGTTCGTCGTAAGGATACTAAGGTTGTAAGCCAAAATCAAAATCAAAAATCAGCCTTTGGTGAATGGGATTTGCGTCGTGATTCAAATCAAGCACGTCCCAACCAAGTAAGTAGCCGTGATGAGCAAGCATCAATCAGCAAATTCAATGTACCAAATCAAACTACTCAAATTGAGGAAGATAATTTGGATACACCTCCATTTTTCCGCAACAAATAA
- a CDS encoding YlmH/Sll1252 family protein, with product MKDVYQHFKPEEREFIDRSQDKIDRVNFNYEIISSDFLNPREYMILESLAKASNVCIYSSAGLADTEMVKAILAPDFYVLDVSDFDLALVDIRFPSKFAKISHSQILGTLLGQTGLNRSKIGDIIVTDDRAQFYVDSKLLSFLEENISKIGKLGVKLRGIPLDQAIGLEQVSEPSKIKLLSVSSLRLDKLVASSFNLSRKIASDLIEKGLVKLNYSVEDKKEKLLELGDLISVRGYGRFTLINELSLSKKDKLRVEVAITKNK from the coding sequence ATGAAGGATGTATACCAGCATTTTAAGCCTGAGGAAAGAGAATTCATTGATCGAAGTCAAGACAAGATAGACCGGGTTAATTTCAACTATGAGATTATAAGCAGTGATTTTTTAAATCCTAGGGAGTATATGATCTTGGAAAGTTTGGCTAAGGCTAGTAACGTTTGCATTTACTCAAGTGCTGGCCTGGCTGACACGGAGATGGTTAAGGCCATCTTGGCCCCTGATTTTTATGTCCTTGATGTCTCTGATTTTGATTTGGCCTTGGTTGACATAAGATTTCCTAGTAAATTTGCTAAAATTAGTCATTCGCAGATTCTTGGTACCCTTTTGGGTCAAACAGGCTTAAATAGGTCTAAAATTGGTGATATTATCGTTACTGATGACCGGGCTCAATTTTATGTTGATTCTAAGTTGCTTTCTTTTTTAGAGGAAAATATTAGTAAAATTGGCAAATTAGGTGTAAAATTACGGGGCATACCCCTTGATCAAGCAATAGGACTTGAGCAGGTTAGTGAGCCTTCGAAAATTAAGCTTTTGTCGGTTTCTAGCTTGCGTCTTGATAAACTTGTGGCCAGTAGCTTCAATCTTTCAAGGAAGATAGCTTCTGATTTGATTGAAAAAGGACTAGTAAAATTAAATTATTCAGTGGAAGATAAGAAGGAAAAACTTCTTGAGCTTGGTGATTTAATAAGCGTTAGGGGATATGGGAGATTCACTTTAATAAATGAACTTTCTTTGAGTAAAAAGGATAAGTTAAGGGTTGAGGTTGCAATTACAAAAAATAAATAA
- the rlmB gene encoding 23S rRNA (guanosine(2251)-2'-O)-methyltransferase RlmB, whose product MVYGVHAVREALNAGTGNKLYIQADLKGKNLEEMKALAADKKVSISFEKKAELDKMTDRGVHQGFVLKTSAYAYAELSDLLTKASAEENPFILILDGLTDPHNLGSILRTADATGVTGIIIPKHRAVGITPTAVKASTGAVEHVPVARVTNLSQTLDKLKEAGFWTFGTDMEGTNYTKWNTSGKIALIIGSEGRGVSANIKKQVDEMVTIPMTGHVQSLNAGVASAILMYEVARNRGF is encoded by the coding sequence ATGGTCTACGGGGTCCATGCCGTCCGTGAGGCTCTAAATGCTGGGACTGGTAACAAGCTTTATATTCAAGCAGACCTTAAGGGGAAAAATCTTGAGGAGATGAAGGCCCTTGCTGCTGACAAGAAGGTATCAATTTCCTTTGAGAAAAAAGCAGAACTAGATAAGATGACTGACCGCGGTGTCCACCAAGGTTTTGTCCTTAAAACTAGTGCCTATGCCTATGCTGAACTTAGTGACCTTCTTACTAAGGCTTCAGCTGAGGAGAATCCCTTCATCCTTATCCTTGACGGCCTAACTGACCCCCACAATCTGGGATCTATCCTAAGGACTGCTGACGCAACGGGTGTAACAGGGATTATCATCCCTAAACACCGTGCCGTTGGGATTACCCCGACAGCTGTTAAGGCAAGTACTGGAGCAGTTGAACATGTGCCTGTAGCCCGCGTCACAAATCTTAGCCAGACCTTGGACAAGCTTAAAGAAGCAGGCTTTTGGACCTTTGGTACTGACATGGAAGGTACTAACTACACCAAGTGGAATACAAGCGGAAAAATCGCCCTTATCATTGGCAGTGAAGGACGTGGTGTTTCAGCAAATATTAAGAAGCAGGTAGACGAGATGGTAACAATCCCAATGACTGGGCATGTCCAAAGCCTTAATGCAGGTGTTGCCAGTGCCATTCTCATGTATGAAGTAGCAAGAAATAGGGGATTTTGA
- a CDS encoding Mini-ribonuclease 3, with translation MAKVDVKLINGIALAYVGDAIYEVYVRDHLIHAGLTKPNRLHKSATKFVSARAQAWLISQMEEEKLLSDEEWGYFKRGRNANSKTKAKNADILTYRVSTGFEAVMGYLHLTGQDTRLTEVVNWCLQKIEEKDQEDSN, from the coding sequence GTGGCTAAGGTTGACGTTAAACTAATAAACGGGATTGCCCTTGCCTATGTAGGTGACGCAATCTATGAGGTTTATGTCCGTGACCACTTGATTCACGCGGGTCTAACCAAGCCCAACCGCCTTCATAAGAGTGCGACAAAGTTCGTTTCAGCACGTGCCCAGGCCTGGCTGATTTCTCAGATGGAGGAGGAGAAGCTCCTTAGTGATGAGGAATGGGGCTACTTTAAGCGCGGGCGAAACGCCAACAGTAAGACCAAGGCCAAGAATGCTGACATCCTCACCTACCGGGTTTCGACTGGCTTTGAGGCTGTTATGGGTTATCTTCACTTGACTGGGCAAGATACACGTCTGACTGAGGTCGTAAATTGGTGCCTGCAAAAGATTGAAGAAAAAGACCAAGAGGATAGTAATTAA